Proteins found in one Megalobrama amblycephala isolate DHTTF-2021 linkage group LG5, ASM1881202v1, whole genome shotgun sequence genomic segment:
- the hmx2 gene encoding homeobox protein HMX2, with protein MNNSEDSGSKCSPAPISSFTIQSILGTSNEGVRSAGKDSPKSQPRKRTLSVSSEDDCSAGEDSGDCYCSESGVPEPCNPHQPLNFSCLGATKGLLPVQDGIDRRPHLTPSILPDYKEEQERACSQMSPVSEERQRDGPDKQSSSAKKKTRTVFSRSQVYQLESTFDMKRYLSSSERACLASSLQLTETQVKTWFQNRRNKWKRQLSAELEAANMAHASAQTLVGMPLVFRENSLLRVPVPRSIAFPTPLYYPGSNLPALPLYNLYNKIEY; from the exons ATGAATAACTCGGAGGACAGCGGAAGCAAGTGCTCGCCTGCCCCCATTTCAAGCTTCACAATCCAGTCCATTCTCGGCACCTCCAACGAGGGAGTCCGGTCAGCAGGAAAGGACAGTCCCAAATCCCAGCCGAGGAAGCGGACGTTGTCCGTGTCGTCAGAGGACGACTGCAGCGCCGGTGAGGACTCGGGCGACTGCTACTGCTCTGAGTCCGGTGTACCAGAGCCCTGCAACCCGCACCAGCCTCTGAACTTCTCCTGCCTCG GTGCCACAAAGGGACTTCTACCTGTGCAGGATGGGATCGACCGCCGGCCGCATTTGACACCATCCATACTACCGGATTACAAAGAGGAGCAGGAGCGAGCGTGTAGCCAAATGTCTCCCGTTTCTGAAGAGAGACAACGTGACGGTCCGGACAAACAGAGCAGTTCCGCCAAGAAGAAGACGCGCACCGTTTTCTCTCGGAGTCAGGTTTATCAGCTCGAGTCCACATTCGACATGAAACGCTATTTGAGCAGCTCCGAGAGAGCCTGTCTCGCCTCCAGCCTGCAGTTAACGGAGACACAAGTGAAAACGTGGTTTCAGAACCGGCGGAACAAATGGAAACGGCAGCTCTCTGCGGAACTGGAAGCTGCGAACATGGCGCACGCATCGGCGCAGACTTTGGTTGGGATGCCCCTCGTTTTCAGAGAAAATTCGTTGCTCCGAGTGCCGGTTCCGAGGTCCATCGCTTTTCCAACCCCACTGTATTACCCTGGAAGTAATTTACCAGCTTTACCATTATACAATCTTTACAATAAGATTGAATATTAA
- the hmx3a gene encoding homeobox protein HMX3 — protein MPETTQDTCASAKDSPFFIKNLLNSDSKPSKPKPMLASTKAGLDGSFSLSQVGELNFPRFELPTQRFALPAYLERASAWWYPYTLSASAHLHRTEAAQKARDSSPNAGTDRDSPELVLKSDPDAKDDEDDNKSGDEIVLEESDIEDGKKEGGVDDWKKNDDGADKKPCRKKKTRTVFSRSQVFQLESTFDMKRYLSSSERAGLAASLHLTETQVKIWFQNRRNKWKRQLAAELEAANLSHAAAQRIVRVPILYHENSSSESSNTAGNVPVSQPLLTFPHPVYYSHPIVTSVPLLRPV, from the exons ATGCCCGAAACAACCCAGGATACATGTGCTTCGGCGAAAGACTCTccgtttttcattaaaaatcttcTAAATTCTGACAGTAAGCCGTCCAAGCCTAAGCCTATGTTGGCTTCAACTAAAGCAGGACTTGATGGCAGCTTCTCGCTCTCTCAGGTTGGGGAATTAAACTTTCCTCGCTTCGAGTTGCCGACCCAGCGCTTTGCGTTACCGGCTTATCTTGAGCGTGCCTCGGCGTGGTGGTACCCATACACACTCAGTGCATCTGCGCATCTTCACAGAACAGAAG CAGCACAGAAAGCGAGGGACTCCTCACCGAATGCAGGCACCGACCGAGACTCACCTGAGCTCGTGCTCAAATCAGACCCGGACGCCAAAGACGATGAAGACGACAACAAAAGTGGTGACGAGATTGTCCTCGAAGAGAGCGACATCGAAGATGGTAAAAAAGAAGGCGGCGTGGACGACTGGAAGAAGAACGACGACGGCGCGGACAAGAAACCTTGCCGGAAAAAGAAAACTCGCACGGTGTTTTCGCGGAGTCAGGTGTTCCAGCTGGAGTCCACCTTCGACATGAAACGCTACCTCAGCAGCTCGGAGCGCGCGGGCCTTGCTGCCTCCCTTCACCTCACAGAGACCCAAGTCAAAATCTGGTTTCAGAACCGCAGAAACAAATGGAAACGTCAGCTGGCCGCAGAGCTGGAGGCCGCCAACTTGAGCCACGCAGCAGCGCAAAGGATTGTGAGAGTACCCATCCTGTATCACGAGAACTCGTCCTCTGAGAGCTCCAACACAGCGGGCAACGTGCCCGTGAGCCAGCCGCTGCTCACTTTCCCTCATCCGGTTTACTACTCGCATCCTATCGTCACCTCCGTGCCCCTCCTCAGACCGGTTTGA